A window of Equus caballus isolate H_3958 breed thoroughbred chromosome 10, TB-T2T, whole genome shotgun sequence contains these coding sequences:
- the ZNF135 gene encoding zinc finger protein 135 isoform X1, producing the protein MAAAVFVLPTSRGAGCSCNRPEEEGMTAGLLAAGAREQVTFEDVVVDFTREEWGQLEPAQRTLYRDVMLETFGLLVSVGHWLPKLDVISLLEQVTEPWAVDKGLPQDLETRPQTKPSVPRQDITEEVPNSVLVERFLWDNLWCPEQGDANGHWERSHRNLDARVLQVAFTLEKTLIQEQQVGNGLGENRGLGPGLGIQPMTPERRGPHMWGTHGKRENLDSKLNSQQKTYAKEKPYKCQECGKAFSHSSALIEHHRTHTGERPYECHECGKGFRNSSALTKHQRIHTGEKPYKCSQCGRTFNQIAPLIQHQRTHTGEKPYECSECGKSFSFRSSFSQHERTHTGEKPYECSECGKAFRQSIHLTQHLRIHTGEKPYQCGECGKAFSHSSSLTKHQRIHTGEKPYECHECGKAFTQITPLIQHQRTHTGEKPYECNECGKAFSQSTLLTEHRRIHTGEKPYGCNECGKTFSHSSSLSQHERTHTGEKPYECSQCGKAFRQSTHLTQHQRIHTGEKPYECGDCGKAFSHSSSLTKHQRIHTGEKPYKCNTCSRAFSQLAPLIQHQRIHTGEKPYECTECGRAFSQSSLLIEHQRIHTKEKPYGCNECGKSFSHSSSLSQHERTHTGEKPYECQDCGKSFRQSTHLTQHRRIHTGEKPYECRDCGKAFTHSSSLTKHQRTHTG; encoded by the exons GAGCAAGTGACCTTTGAGGACGTGGTTGTGGACTTCACCCGGGAGGAGTGGGGGCAGCTGGAGCCCGCCCAGAGGACCCTGTACCGCGATGTGATGCTGGAGACCTTTGGGCTCCTGGTCTCCGTGG GACACTGGCTCCCGAAGCTGGACGTCATCTCCCTGCTGGAGCAGGTGACAGAGCCGTGGGCAGTGGACAAGGGCCTTCCCCAAG acTTGGAAACTAGACCCCAAACCAAACCGTCAGTTCCAAGACAAGACATCACTGAAGAAGTACCTAACAGTGTCCTGGTAGAAAGGTTCCTGTGGGACAATCTGTGGTGCCCTGAGCAGGGAGATGCCAACGGCCACTGGGAGCGGAGTCACAGGAACCTAGATGCCCGTGTGCTACAGGTGGCCTTCACACTGGAGAAGACACTCATTCAGGAGCAGCAGGTGGGGAATGGGCTTGGGGAAAACAGAGGTCTGGGCCCTGGTCTTGGCATTCAGCCAATGACCCCTGAAAGACGAGGCCCCCACATGTGGGGGACACATGGAAAGAGGGAGAATCTGGACTCCAAGTTAAATTCCCAACAGAAAACCTATGCAAAAGAGAAACCCTACAAATGTCAGGAATGTGGAAAGGCCTTTAGTCACAGCTCAGCACTCATTGAACACCACCGAACACACACAGGAGAGAGACCTTACGAATGTCACGAGTGTGGAAAAGGTTTCCGAAACAGCTCGGCACTGACCAAACACCAGAGAATCCACACTGGCGAGAAACCTTATAAGTGCAGTCAGTGTGGGAGGACCTTCAACCAGATCGCCCCACTGATCCAGCACCAGAGGACTCATACTGGCGAGAAGCCCTacgagtgcagtgaatgtgggaaatccttcaGTTTTAGGTCTTCCTTCAGCCAGCACGAGCGGACACACACGggtgagaaaccctatgagtgcagtgaatgtgggaaggccttccgGCAGAGCATCCACCTCACACAGCACCTGCGaatccacactggggagaagccCTATCAGTGTGGGGAGTGTGGCAAGGCCTTCAGCCACAGCTCCTCCTTGACCAAACACCAGCGCATCCACACCGGGGAGAAGCCCTATGAGTGCCATGAGTGTGGCAAAGCCTTCACCCAGATCACACCGCTGATTCAGCATCAGAGGACGCACACgggagagaagccctatgagtgcaatgagtgtgggaaagccttcagccaGAGCACACTCTTGACGGAGCATCGAAGAATTCACACGGGAGAGAAACCCTATGGGTGCAATGAGTGTGGGAAGACTTTCAGTCATAGCTCGTCACTCAGCCAGCACGAGCGGACGCACACGGGCGAGAAGCCCTATGAGTGCAGTCAGTGCGGGAAGGCCTTCCGGCAGAGCACACACCTCACCCAGCACCAGAGaatccacactggggagaagccCTATGAGTGTGGCGACTGTGGCAAGGCCTTCAGCCACAGCTCCTCCCTAACTAAGCACCAGCGGATCCACACCGGTGAGAAGCCCTACAAGTGTAACACCTGCAGCAGAGCCTTCAGCCAGCTCGCCCCCCTCATTCAGCATCAGAGGATCCACACAGGAGAAAAGCCCTATGAGTGTACTGAGTGTGGCAGAGCCTTCAGCCAGAGCTCCCTTCTCATAGAGCACCAGAGGATTCACACCAAGGAAAAGCCCTATGggtgtaatgaatgtgggaaatccttcaGTCACAGCTCATCACTCAGCCAGCACGAAAGGACACACACGGGGGAAAAGCCCTACGAATGTCAGGACTGTGGCAAATCCTTCCGGCAGAGCACCCACCTGACTCAGCACCGGAGGATCCACACGGGAGAGAAACCGTATGAATGCAGGgactgtgggaaagccttcacaCACAGCTCCTCCCTCACCAAGCACCAGAGAACTCACACTGGGTAG
- the ZNF135 gene encoding zinc finger protein 135 isoform X4: MTPERRGPHMWGTHGKRENLDSKLNSQQKTYAKEKPYKCQECGKAFSHSSALIEHHRTHTGERPYECHECGKGFRNSSALTKHQRIHTGEKPYKCSQCGRTFNQIAPLIQHQRTHTGEKPYECSECGKSFSFRSSFSQHERTHTGEKPYECSECGKAFRQSIHLTQHLRIHTGEKPYQCGECGKAFSHSSSLTKHQRIHTGEKPYECHECGKAFTQITPLIQHQRTHTGEKPYECNECGKAFSQSTLLTEHRRIHTGEKPYGCNECGKTFSHSSSLSQHERTHTGEKPYECSQCGKAFRQSTHLTQHQRIHTGEKPYECGDCGKAFSHSSSLTKHQRIHTGEKPYKCNTCSRAFSQLAPLIQHQRIHTGEKPYECTECGRAFSQSSLLIEHQRIHTKEKPYGCNECGKSFSHSSSLSQHERTHTGEKPYECQDCGKSFRQSTHLTQHRRIHTGEKPYECRDCGKAFTHSSSLTKHQRTHTG; encoded by the coding sequence ATGACCCCTGAAAGACGAGGCCCCCACATGTGGGGGACACATGGAAAGAGGGAGAATCTGGACTCCAAGTTAAATTCCCAACAGAAAACCTATGCAAAAGAGAAACCCTACAAATGTCAGGAATGTGGAAAGGCCTTTAGTCACAGCTCAGCACTCATTGAACACCACCGAACACACACAGGAGAGAGACCTTACGAATGTCACGAGTGTGGAAAAGGTTTCCGAAACAGCTCGGCACTGACCAAACACCAGAGAATCCACACTGGCGAGAAACCTTATAAGTGCAGTCAGTGTGGGAGGACCTTCAACCAGATCGCCCCACTGATCCAGCACCAGAGGACTCATACTGGCGAGAAGCCCTacgagtgcagtgaatgtgggaaatccttcaGTTTTAGGTCTTCCTTCAGCCAGCACGAGCGGACACACACGggtgagaaaccctatgagtgcagtgaatgtgggaaggccttccgGCAGAGCATCCACCTCACACAGCACCTGCGaatccacactggggagaagccCTATCAGTGTGGGGAGTGTGGCAAGGCCTTCAGCCACAGCTCCTCCTTGACCAAACACCAGCGCATCCACACCGGGGAGAAGCCCTATGAGTGCCATGAGTGTGGCAAAGCCTTCACCCAGATCACACCGCTGATTCAGCATCAGAGGACGCACACgggagagaagccctatgagtgcaatgagtgtgggaaagccttcagccaGAGCACACTCTTGACGGAGCATCGAAGAATTCACACGGGAGAGAAACCCTATGGGTGCAATGAGTGTGGGAAGACTTTCAGTCATAGCTCGTCACTCAGCCAGCACGAGCGGACGCACACGGGCGAGAAGCCCTATGAGTGCAGTCAGTGCGGGAAGGCCTTCCGGCAGAGCACACACCTCACCCAGCACCAGAGaatccacactggggagaagccCTATGAGTGTGGCGACTGTGGCAAGGCCTTCAGCCACAGCTCCTCCCTAACTAAGCACCAGCGGATCCACACCGGTGAGAAGCCCTACAAGTGTAACACCTGCAGCAGAGCCTTCAGCCAGCTCGCCCCCCTCATTCAGCATCAGAGGATCCACACAGGAGAAAAGCCCTATGAGTGTACTGAGTGTGGCAGAGCCTTCAGCCAGAGCTCCCTTCTCATAGAGCACCAGAGGATTCACACCAAGGAAAAGCCCTATGggtgtaatgaatgtgggaaatccttcaGTCACAGCTCATCACTCAGCCAGCACGAAAGGACACACACGGGGGAAAAGCCCTACGAATGTCAGGACTGTGGCAAATCCTTCCGGCAGAGCACCCACCTGACTCAGCACCGGAGGATCCACACGGGAGAGAAACCGTATGAATGCAGGgactgtgggaaagccttcacaCACAGCTCCTCCCTCACCAAGCACCAGAGAACTCACACTGGGTAG
- the ZNF135 gene encoding zinc finger protein 135 isoform X2, giving the protein MTAGLLAAGAREQVTFEDVVVDFTREEWGQLEPAQRTLYRDVMLETFGLLVSVGHWLPKLDVISLLEQVTEPWAVDKGLPQDLETRPQTKPSVPRQDITEEVPNSVLVERFLWDNLWCPEQGDANGHWERSHRNLDARVLQVAFTLEKTLIQEQQVGNGLGENRGLGPGLGIQPMTPERRGPHMWGTHGKRENLDSKLNSQQKTYAKEKPYKCQECGKAFSHSSALIEHHRTHTGERPYECHECGKGFRNSSALTKHQRIHTGEKPYKCSQCGRTFNQIAPLIQHQRTHTGEKPYECSECGKSFSFRSSFSQHERTHTGEKPYECSECGKAFRQSIHLTQHLRIHTGEKPYQCGECGKAFSHSSSLTKHQRIHTGEKPYECHECGKAFTQITPLIQHQRTHTGEKPYECNECGKAFSQSTLLTEHRRIHTGEKPYGCNECGKTFSHSSSLSQHERTHTGEKPYECSQCGKAFRQSTHLTQHQRIHTGEKPYECGDCGKAFSHSSSLTKHQRIHTGEKPYKCNTCSRAFSQLAPLIQHQRIHTGEKPYECTECGRAFSQSSLLIEHQRIHTKEKPYGCNECGKSFSHSSSLSQHERTHTGEKPYECQDCGKSFRQSTHLTQHRRIHTGEKPYECRDCGKAFTHSSSLTKHQRTHTG; this is encoded by the exons GAGCAAGTGACCTTTGAGGACGTGGTTGTGGACTTCACCCGGGAGGAGTGGGGGCAGCTGGAGCCCGCCCAGAGGACCCTGTACCGCGATGTGATGCTGGAGACCTTTGGGCTCCTGGTCTCCGTGG GACACTGGCTCCCGAAGCTGGACGTCATCTCCCTGCTGGAGCAGGTGACAGAGCCGTGGGCAGTGGACAAGGGCCTTCCCCAAG acTTGGAAACTAGACCCCAAACCAAACCGTCAGTTCCAAGACAAGACATCACTGAAGAAGTACCTAACAGTGTCCTGGTAGAAAGGTTCCTGTGGGACAATCTGTGGTGCCCTGAGCAGGGAGATGCCAACGGCCACTGGGAGCGGAGTCACAGGAACCTAGATGCCCGTGTGCTACAGGTGGCCTTCACACTGGAGAAGACACTCATTCAGGAGCAGCAGGTGGGGAATGGGCTTGGGGAAAACAGAGGTCTGGGCCCTGGTCTTGGCATTCAGCCAATGACCCCTGAAAGACGAGGCCCCCACATGTGGGGGACACATGGAAAGAGGGAGAATCTGGACTCCAAGTTAAATTCCCAACAGAAAACCTATGCAAAAGAGAAACCCTACAAATGTCAGGAATGTGGAAAGGCCTTTAGTCACAGCTCAGCACTCATTGAACACCACCGAACACACACAGGAGAGAGACCTTACGAATGTCACGAGTGTGGAAAAGGTTTCCGAAACAGCTCGGCACTGACCAAACACCAGAGAATCCACACTGGCGAGAAACCTTATAAGTGCAGTCAGTGTGGGAGGACCTTCAACCAGATCGCCCCACTGATCCAGCACCAGAGGACTCATACTGGCGAGAAGCCCTacgagtgcagtgaatgtgggaaatccttcaGTTTTAGGTCTTCCTTCAGCCAGCACGAGCGGACACACACGggtgagaaaccctatgagtgcagtgaatgtgggaaggccttccgGCAGAGCATCCACCTCACACAGCACCTGCGaatccacactggggagaagccCTATCAGTGTGGGGAGTGTGGCAAGGCCTTCAGCCACAGCTCCTCCTTGACCAAACACCAGCGCATCCACACCGGGGAGAAGCCCTATGAGTGCCATGAGTGTGGCAAAGCCTTCACCCAGATCACACCGCTGATTCAGCATCAGAGGACGCACACgggagagaagccctatgagtgcaatgagtgtgggaaagccttcagccaGAGCACACTCTTGACGGAGCATCGAAGAATTCACACGGGAGAGAAACCCTATGGGTGCAATGAGTGTGGGAAGACTTTCAGTCATAGCTCGTCACTCAGCCAGCACGAGCGGACGCACACGGGCGAGAAGCCCTATGAGTGCAGTCAGTGCGGGAAGGCCTTCCGGCAGAGCACACACCTCACCCAGCACCAGAGaatccacactggggagaagccCTATGAGTGTGGCGACTGTGGCAAGGCCTTCAGCCACAGCTCCTCCCTAACTAAGCACCAGCGGATCCACACCGGTGAGAAGCCCTACAAGTGTAACACCTGCAGCAGAGCCTTCAGCCAGCTCGCCCCCCTCATTCAGCATCAGAGGATCCACACAGGAGAAAAGCCCTATGAGTGTACTGAGTGTGGCAGAGCCTTCAGCCAGAGCTCCCTTCTCATAGAGCACCAGAGGATTCACACCAAGGAAAAGCCCTATGggtgtaatgaatgtgggaaatccttcaGTCACAGCTCATCACTCAGCCAGCACGAAAGGACACACACGGGGGAAAAGCCCTACGAATGTCAGGACTGTGGCAAATCCTTCCGGCAGAGCACCCACCTGACTCAGCACCGGAGGATCCACACGGGAGAGAAACCGTATGAATGCAGGgactgtgggaaagccttcacaCACAGCTCCTCCCTCACCAAGCACCAGAGAACTCACACTGGGTAG
- the ZNF135 gene encoding zinc finger protein 135 isoform X3 translates to MAPLQVTGQLPGCLSWVQEQQKRQGHWLPKLDVISLLEQVTEPWAVDKGLPQDLETRPQTKPSVPRQDITEEVPNSVLVERFLWDNLWCPEQGDANGHWERSHRNLDARVLQVAFTLEKTLIQEQQVGNGLGENRGLGPGLGIQPMTPERRGPHMWGTHGKRENLDSKLNSQQKTYAKEKPYKCQECGKAFSHSSALIEHHRTHTGERPYECHECGKGFRNSSALTKHQRIHTGEKPYKCSQCGRTFNQIAPLIQHQRTHTGEKPYECSECGKSFSFRSSFSQHERTHTGEKPYECSECGKAFRQSIHLTQHLRIHTGEKPYQCGECGKAFSHSSSLTKHQRIHTGEKPYECHECGKAFTQITPLIQHQRTHTGEKPYECNECGKAFSQSTLLTEHRRIHTGEKPYGCNECGKTFSHSSSLSQHERTHTGEKPYECSQCGKAFRQSTHLTQHQRIHTGEKPYECGDCGKAFSHSSSLTKHQRIHTGEKPYKCNTCSRAFSQLAPLIQHQRIHTGEKPYECTECGRAFSQSSLLIEHQRIHTKEKPYGCNECGKSFSHSSSLSQHERTHTGEKPYECQDCGKSFRQSTHLTQHRRIHTGEKPYECRDCGKAFTHSSSLTKHQRTHTG, encoded by the exons ATGGCCCCTCTGCAGGTGACAGGACAGCTGCCAGGGTGCCTCTCCTGGGTCCAAGAGCAGCAGAAGAGGCAGG GACACTGGCTCCCGAAGCTGGACGTCATCTCCCTGCTGGAGCAGGTGACAGAGCCGTGGGCAGTGGACAAGGGCCTTCCCCAAG acTTGGAAACTAGACCCCAAACCAAACCGTCAGTTCCAAGACAAGACATCACTGAAGAAGTACCTAACAGTGTCCTGGTAGAAAGGTTCCTGTGGGACAATCTGTGGTGCCCTGAGCAGGGAGATGCCAACGGCCACTGGGAGCGGAGTCACAGGAACCTAGATGCCCGTGTGCTACAGGTGGCCTTCACACTGGAGAAGACACTCATTCAGGAGCAGCAGGTGGGGAATGGGCTTGGGGAAAACAGAGGTCTGGGCCCTGGTCTTGGCATTCAGCCAATGACCCCTGAAAGACGAGGCCCCCACATGTGGGGGACACATGGAAAGAGGGAGAATCTGGACTCCAAGTTAAATTCCCAACAGAAAACCTATGCAAAAGAGAAACCCTACAAATGTCAGGAATGTGGAAAGGCCTTTAGTCACAGCTCAGCACTCATTGAACACCACCGAACACACACAGGAGAGAGACCTTACGAATGTCACGAGTGTGGAAAAGGTTTCCGAAACAGCTCGGCACTGACCAAACACCAGAGAATCCACACTGGCGAGAAACCTTATAAGTGCAGTCAGTGTGGGAGGACCTTCAACCAGATCGCCCCACTGATCCAGCACCAGAGGACTCATACTGGCGAGAAGCCCTacgagtgcagtgaatgtgggaaatccttcaGTTTTAGGTCTTCCTTCAGCCAGCACGAGCGGACACACACGggtgagaaaccctatgagtgcagtgaatgtgggaaggccttccgGCAGAGCATCCACCTCACACAGCACCTGCGaatccacactggggagaagccCTATCAGTGTGGGGAGTGTGGCAAGGCCTTCAGCCACAGCTCCTCCTTGACCAAACACCAGCGCATCCACACCGGGGAGAAGCCCTATGAGTGCCATGAGTGTGGCAAAGCCTTCACCCAGATCACACCGCTGATTCAGCATCAGAGGACGCACACgggagagaagccctatgagtgcaatgagtgtgggaaagccttcagccaGAGCACACTCTTGACGGAGCATCGAAGAATTCACACGGGAGAGAAACCCTATGGGTGCAATGAGTGTGGGAAGACTTTCAGTCATAGCTCGTCACTCAGCCAGCACGAGCGGACGCACACGGGCGAGAAGCCCTATGAGTGCAGTCAGTGCGGGAAGGCCTTCCGGCAGAGCACACACCTCACCCAGCACCAGAGaatccacactggggagaagccCTATGAGTGTGGCGACTGTGGCAAGGCCTTCAGCCACAGCTCCTCCCTAACTAAGCACCAGCGGATCCACACCGGTGAGAAGCCCTACAAGTGTAACACCTGCAGCAGAGCCTTCAGCCAGCTCGCCCCCCTCATTCAGCATCAGAGGATCCACACAGGAGAAAAGCCCTATGAGTGTACTGAGTGTGGCAGAGCCTTCAGCCAGAGCTCCCTTCTCATAGAGCACCAGAGGATTCACACCAAGGAAAAGCCCTATGggtgtaatgaatgtgggaaatccttcaGTCACAGCTCATCACTCAGCCAGCACGAAAGGACACACACGGGGGAAAAGCCCTACGAATGTCAGGACTGTGGCAAATCCTTCCGGCAGAGCACCCACCTGACTCAGCACCGGAGGATCCACACGGGAGAGAAACCGTATGAATGCAGGgactgtgggaaagccttcacaCACAGCTCCTCCCTCACCAAGCACCAGAGAACTCACACTGGGTAG